The Syngnathus typhle isolate RoL2023-S1 ecotype Sweden unplaced genomic scaffold, RoL_Styp_1.0 HiC_scaffold_123, whole genome shotgun sequence genome includes the window ggaccttagaatctgtctcagctgcaaaagtctaaaaagtctgtgttgacactagcttgcagcccgtgatgcaaaagtgaaagatctggaggaggctctgtctccaaagaggggacaccatgtgtagcctcctcggggagaaagaccgagaaatggccgacatgcgggagcggatgcaccagcagctggaggagtatcaggagctaatggagttggaaaacgccccccaggaagattatgaacgcaaactgcccgacgccttgatgaagttgcgaagccagcatgaacttcaaattaaactctacattcaaaaagagataaccatttatcatttggaccttaggatctgtctcagctgcaaaagtctaaaaagtctgtgttgacactagcttgcagcccgtgatgcaaaagtgaaagatctggaggaggctctgtctccaaagagggaacaccatgcgtagcctcctcggggagaaagaccgagaaatggccgacatgcgggagcggatgcaccagcagctggatgagtatcaggagctaattgagttggaaaacgccccccaggaagattatgaaagcaaactgcccgacgccttgatgaagatgcgaagccagcatgaacttcaaattaaactctatattcaaaaagaggtaaccatttatcatttggacctcagaatctgtctcagctgcaaaagcttaaaaagtctgtgttgacactagcttgcagcccgtgatgcaaaattgaaggatctggaggaggctctgtctccaaagaggggacaccatgtgtagccccctcggggagaaagaccgagaaatggccgacatgcgggagcggatgcaccagcagctggatgagtatcaggagctaatggagttggaaaacgccccccaggaagattatgaaagcaaactgcccgacgccttgatgaagatgggaagccggcatgaacttcaaattaaactctacattcaaaaagaggtaaccatttttcattttgaccttagaatctgtctcagctgcaaaagtttaaaaagtctgtgttgacaccagcttgcagcccgtgatgcaaaagtgaaagatctggaggaggctctgtctccaaagagagacctcttcggggagaaagaccgagaaatggtcgacatgagggagcggttagagcagaagctggataagtatcaggcgctaatggatttcaagctagcgttggatctggagataagtgcctacaggagctggatgagtatcaggagctaatggatgtcaagctagcgctggatatggagataattgcctacaggtaggtgcttgacagcgaggaggagaggtgtgtgtggcttacaaacataccacaacttttcctctcatagcaattaatgtctccacgtttgtccgcacggtacgctcgaccacgtcggccagcgggaagaggaagcgtcccaacgacacggacagcgaggcttcgagcttcgccggaagcgctgtgactcgtactcccatcacccagcaggcctctgctagcgggcaggtcaccgtggatgaggcggagcaggacggcaaatatgtccgactcagcaataaaggagatgaggtcagtggatgtgtcacagtggaacatcgcacatcttacaagttttacacattttccagtaaagactaacctgttgagatcaatttcagctgcacggcacacgaggagctccagcagacccggatccgactggagtccctttcacaccctaaccctaactctaacaggacgccactcagaaggggaaggagttcaggaccccaacagcctggagatcacaaactccgccagtggcgagcagtgcttgcatcccactacagagtcccggcaccattcgtcacggatgtagacgcgcattccaccttctcgcgatgttccccctcgtacaatggcccggtccgcccgctagccgctccagatgtacagcagagtccggaatgtcgacggtcaaccaagtcccagtgaacacgagcacacagcagttacgcactgtccggttcgtagatctcagcaggcgaatgtcaaccatgttgttgtccagcgatcgaatattcgccagaagaatggaaggcacggccgggcgagctgagttgggttcagcctcctcgcacaccgcttccgacgctccccaaccgggggaggaatagcagaagatgcttagattcacattatgatcattctggaaggacagtgtggttcactcttgtgatggtggtaccacaactgagccctgcgagctccatcagctggtccacactgaagccgtactcactgaagagctcctcatcaatgcgctgggcttcctcttgtctgcagaagaaatacaagtaccgtttttttccatgtataatgcgcaaaatttaactaatgtattgtcctaaaatctggggtgcgcattatacatgggtacaaataaatatatattttctaatccggatatgatccggaggccgccattacagatacgctttcttctctggtgttcacttcaaacacgctccatacgaacacaatgctgttgtatcagacacttgctcgatcacctgctcgtttgctgtcacaatgtaccctacacaaatccgaaacatttctttgcgatcgagtttgctagcgcatgcgcagtgatactgaccggcagaataacatccggttgttcccaaagattatcttttttctgaaataattttacatttacggacttaagtaggagtcaaaatttgggtgcgtattatacatgggtacgggcttttttccagcatcaacatgccatttttagggtgcgtattatacatgggggcgcactatacacggaaaaaaacggtatgacgAAAACTAGACGtcactttaaattgtatttataaaACATACCCAAGGTACTTGATGCTCTGGGCCATGATGGAAGATTGTCTGCTACTGTGACAGTTCTTCTGGTGGTTGTTAGCTGAAGGTGAAAGTGGGCATTTCCCTGTTTGAGCAAAAACTGCTGCGGCCCGTGAGGTCACCAGAAAGCCGATGCCAAAAAGAGTCCGCACACTCAGCATTCAGATGGTCCTGCAATGGTAAACAGCAAATCTTCTTCATGCAATTTGTAGTGATGGCTGATTGTTAGCATGTCTTGAATTCTTGccgactgttagggtttgcaggatatgttagggtttgcagaatatcttcatcgtatgattattttggaatgtaacctgtaataatttacctagcttgtcctgtctgaacaaaagtagtagaacaaagtgctaagatcttttcaaccgattgactagctgcagaggaagcaatcaaagttgctttgtttacaaaaagtcgtaaaaggccccctgctatgctttgatcagcagggaaggggcttcaccccatcctgtcttcccacacccccactttcaaccccactcttgtttctctcaataaatatgcacctgatgaggccagagtcagacttccattcgaccatcgctgtaagcacagctatgaatggactctccacttgcaggtgtctaaaaggacttgcttgtctcctgtgtggttcttgcaaaataagttagagtgagcaccaccctaacaacgaCAACCAGAGATTACTAAAGATTAGTGACACTCACCAAATGCACGCCAATATCCCGTTAAGAATGCAACATTTTGGTTAAATGCCATGCAATAACACAACTGTATACACCTCAGGGACAAACACATCACACCTCAGTACGATTACAgtattgtgttgttttgtaaACAACGGGGCTGACACTGAGGGGAGGGAATCGCAGCAGCATTGGTTCGAATGTGAAAGTTCTCCTCGCCAGTTTGTGCTGCCATGCTGCAACATCTCGCTTCCACCAACGTCTCTGGGGATGGCCGGTAAGTAGGACACAGTGTGGTTTTCAGATTTTTGATCATTTAATAAGGAACGCTATTGTTCCGCTcttgcactttttttctttttgtttggaacaaaataaaacttcatggGGAGTTTGATTGAAATCCTTTTAAAATGTAGGATTCAGAACGGCTTTGTGTAGAAgagggaggttttttttttttctgacatcgTGTACTCACCCTgggtaagtgtgtgtgcgcggtgCGATGCTCCGTTGAGTTGCGGACCGCAGCACATCAAGAGGGGTCATCATTACGTAGAACTGACCTGGACACAAGCAATAAAagcttaattattattattattactcgaCATTTTTTATTCGGTTCGAAGACCatataaagcagtgcttctcaattattttctgttacgccccccccttagcaagaagaaaactattcgcgcccccccccccccctccccaccgtgactatcctaacttgtcttgtaagtcgtaaaatgttgcactgtcgcaaacgtcacagaagtaaaaaTGAGAGcgtcactgccccctgctgggaagatgcgcaattacactttattctagtactgcaaaaaaaaaaagcctgttccccagggtcacacgcgccccccccaggtatagcacggcgccccccaaggggggcgcgccccactatttgagaagcactgatataaAGTGAAAGTATGTAAACAAACCTGCCCCCTGTGTGATTGTGGGTTCAGAGGTCGTTTGCACCGACACTGCTGTGGCTCTCCCGTCGGTGACAGCGGCGGCGGGAAAGTAGGCAAAACGTGTCTCTCCTGCTACCGTCTCCCCGACAGGACTGCCCACGTTACTGAAAGGGTTCTGGATCACAGCCTGGATGGTAAAGAATGaatccatcaaaaaaaaaaaaaaaaaaaatcaatcactgTTGAAACCACCATCATCGtatgttttgctttgttcttaaaatcaaattaaaatgtcGCCGATTCAGTAATATTTACATGTTCACGCACCTGAGGTGCTCCTGCAAATGCTGCGGCGGAGACGACGCTAACAGCAGCAGTGGCGTCGGAGGATGGATCAATGTTGTCGTCTGTCACCTGGACGACACGATAGGTTACCTTGAGAGAGAGCAGGAACAGTGTTGGAATCATACTAGAACGGAAACAacacctaccgtattttccgcactatcagGCGCACTTaagaacttacattttactcaaaaaaacacagtgcgccttataatgcagagcgccttatatatggatcaattgatgaatttgttgatccatactggttgtacacagtactctgccaaaatgtttcagtacgttttagtacgattagtagattacaaggtcgcattgcttcccaccattacggcaaccgtggtcagggggcgtcactaaaTAGCTGTTATACCCGTGAGgctgtttcatttcaaaatagtatgctccgttaatgtttccagTAAATacacggattgatatggaagggaaacagaggtaagcagtaccaatgtgttagatcgaactttagtcagttccgatcgttttataggagatcgtttaagaaacgcgattgtttacactttgctgaggctcatgggagattgcgagctgaggctcatgggagtttgcgggtggctaatgctatcatGATAGTTGCTATACACACCagactatttcatgtcaaaataggctgctctgttaatatttcgagtaaatctacggatcgatatggaggggaaacataggtaagcagtaccgacGTTAgctcaaactttagtcagttctgatcattttataggagattgtttgagaaacgtgattattcacagagggctcattggttattggctagtggatgcatacggcaaccctagtcaacctcagtttgttgcagtatagcttctattttatgcgccttttaatccggtgcgccctatatatgaaataatttccaaaataaaaaattcaatgccttataatccagtgcgccttttggtgcgaaaaataggGTAATTAAGTCTTTACCTGACCGCCATTATTGTCTGTGCAAAACTGGTACTGGACATTGTGGTCAGAGAACGCAGCCTGTTGGACAGCAGAAATGGTCCCAGCTGACTGATCCTCTACTTCCCCTGTAAATA containing:
- the LOC133148637 gene encoding upstream stimulatory factor 2-like; the protein is MVNTIHHDKQEPDDIEQLQEEGEVEDQSAGTISAVQQAAFSDHNVQYQFCTDNNGGQVTDDNIDPSSDATAAVSVVSAAAFAGAPQAVIQNPFSNVGSPVGETVAGETRFAYFPAAAVTDGRATAVSVQTTSEPTITQGAGQFYVMMTPLDVLRSATQRSIAPRTHTYPGVVLTLTYFARTTQETSKSF